Proteins encoded within one genomic window of Cucumis sativus cultivar 9930 chromosome 3, Cucumber_9930_V3, whole genome shotgun sequence:
- the LOC101215310 gene encoding 3-ketoacyl-CoA synthase 6, whose protein sequence is MESAPKLKQNHGCTFLHSTQLLISVLSSFFQLQNFFILILLVSMETYIFLNGWNPISYFFLLLSSYTFCKYIIKLPILNAPRPVYLVDFSCLKPPSFCRVPFSLFLENATLMNTFDNNSLSFMAKTLKSSGQSEETCLPPALHFIPPKTHQQESIHEVHMVLFPVMDDLLTKTHLSPCDIDILIVNCSGFCPSPSLSSIVINKYSMRSDIKSYNLSGMGCSASAVAIHLAENLLQVHENSNVVVLSTEILSNGWYAGKEHSRLILNCYFRMGGAAILLTNRKEAKLFSKYKLFKTLRTQTSYDDRSYLSAIREEDKEGKLGVSVTRDTLQVFPETLRINITLLGSSILPLSEKLRYVVSRLRKRFVDKSQEIYIPNFKRVIQHFCLPVSGGAVIRAIGNVLKLNDKEVEAALMTLHRFGNQSSSALWYELAYLEAKERVEKGDKVWQIGMGTGPKCVSLIWECIRPILGESSNDPWADVIDRYPILGPST, encoded by the coding sequence ATGGAATCTGCTCCAAAGCTCAAGCAAAACCATGGCTGCACTTTCCTCCATTCCACTCAATTGTTGATAAGCGTTCTCTCGTCTTTCTTCCAACTTCAAAACTTCTTCATTCTCATTCTCCTCGTTTCCATGGAAActtacattttcttaaatggATGGAATCCCATTTCCTATTTCTTCCTCCTATTGTCTTCTTATACTTTCTGCAAATACATCATTAAGCTTCCCATTCTGAATGCTCCTCGTCCTGTCTATTTAGTTGACTTCTCATGCCTCAAACCACCAAGCTTCTGCAGGGTtcccttctctcttttccttgAAAATGCAACGTTGATGAATACTTTCGACAACAACAGCCTCAGTTTCATGGCCAAAACTCTCAAATCTTCAGGACAGAGTGAAGAAACATGCCTCCCTCCAGCCCTGCATTTCATACCACCCAAAACCCATCAACAAGAATCCATTCATGAAGTTCATATGGTACTATTTCCTGTCATGGATGATCTTTTAACCAAAACCCATCTCTCTCCTTGCGACATTGATATTCTTATTGTTAATTGCAGTGGCTTTTGCCCTTCTCCTTCCCTGTCATCCATAGTCATCAACAAATATTCCATGAGAAGTGATATTAAAAGCTATAACCTCTCTGGAATGGGGTGCAGTGCAAGTGCTGTTGCCATTCATTTAGCTGAAAATCTTCTTCAAGTACACGAAAACTCAAATGTTGTTGTTCTTAGTACAGAAATTCTATCAAACGGTTGGTATGCAGGAAAGGAACACTCCAGACTAATCCTCAATTGCTACTTCCGTATGGGCGGTGCGGCTATTTTACTCACCAACAGAAAAGAGGCgaaacttttttcaaaatataaactatttaaaaccCTTAGAACACAGACATCCTACGATGATAGAAGTTACCTTTCAGCCATACGCGAAGAGGACAAGGAAGGAAAACTCGGAGTCTCTGTAACAAGAGATACGCTTCAGGTTTTCCCCGAAACACTCCGTATCAACATAACCCTTCTGGGTTCTTCAATATTGCCGCTGTCTGAGAAACTCCGGTACGTCGTTTCGAGGCTACGGAAGCGATTCGTGGATAAATCGCAAGAAATTTACATACCGAATTTCAAGAGGgtgattcaacatttttgcTTGCCGGTGTCGGGGGGTGCGGTGATAAGGGCGATAGGAAATGTGCTGAAGCTGAACGATAAGGAAGTGGAAGCGGCATTAATGACTCTGCATAGATTTGGGAATCAGTCGTCATCGGCGCTATGGTATGAACTTGCGTACTTGGAAGCAAAAGAAAGAGTTGAAAAAGGTGATAAAGTTTGGCAAATTGGGATGGGTACTGGGCCCAAATGTGTTAGTTTGATTTGGGAGTGTATTCGGCCCATTTTAGGAGAGTCCAGTAATGATCCATGGGCCGATGTGATCGATCGGTATCCCATCTTAGGCCCATCAACTTAG
- the LOC101215063 gene encoding 3-ketoacyl-CoA synthase 5, with amino-acid sequence MDSSPNHFLLRYSAQLPHTPFIILIPILTSIEAYLYFSHAWHPLFHIFPLSFLVVLIIFNLASPNSVYLVDFSCLKPPSFFRVPFSTFLENATLMDIFDSESISFMARTLKSSGQSEQTCLPPALHFIPPKTHIQESINEVHIVLFPVMNDLLTKTHLSPSDIDILIVNCSGFCQSPSLSSIVINKYSMRNDIKSFNLSGMGCSASAIAIHLAENLLRVHKNSNAVVLSTEILSNGWYAGKERSKLILNCLFRMGSAAILLSNKKQAKESSKYKLIKTLRTQRAFDDKSYLSALREEDRYGKLGVALTRDLPHVAGETLRSNITILGASVLPLSEKLRHAVSRLRKRFLDKSQDIYIPNFKTVIQHFCLPVSGGAVIREIGKVLKLNDKDVEAALATLHRFGNQSSSSLWYELAYLEAKRRVEKGERVWQIGMGTGPKCVSLIWECIRPISGESNNEPWADVIDRYPNLGPPT; translated from the coding sequence ATGGATTCTTCTCCCAACCATTTCCTCCTCCGTTATTCCGCTCAATTACCTCATACCCCTTTCATTATTCTCATCCCCATACTAACTTCCATTGAAGCCTATCTGTACTTCTCACATGCATGGCATCCCCTTTTCCATATCTTCCCACTGTCTTTCCTTGTCGTCCTCATCATCTTCAATCTTGCTTCTCCTAATTCAGTGTACTTAGTTGACTTCTCATGCCTCAAACCACCAAGCTTCTTCAGGGTTCCCTTCTCTACTTTCCTTGAAAATGCCACTTTGATGGATATTTTTGACAGTGAGAGTATCAGTTTCATGGCCAGAACTCTCAAGTCTTCTGGACAGAGTGAACAAACTTGTCTCCCTCCAGCCCTGCATTTCATACCACCCAAAACCCATATACAGGAATCCATTAATGAAGTCCACATCGTACTGTTTCCTGTCATGAATGACCTTTTAACCAAAACTCATCTCTCTCCTTCCGACATTGATATTCTAATTGTTAATTGCAGTGGCTTTTGCCAATCTCCTTCTCTGTCATCCATAGTCATCAACAAATATTCTATGAGAAATGACATTAAGAGCTTTAATCTCTCTGGAATGGGGTGTAGTGCAAGTGCTATTGCCATTCACTTGGCTGAAAATCTCCTTCGAGTTCACAAAAACTCAAATGCAGTCGTGCTTAGTACAGAAATTTTATCGAACGGTTGGTACGCAGGAAAAGAACGCTCCAAATTGATCCTTAATTGCCTATTCCGAATGGGCAGTGCAGCTATTCTGCTCTCTAACAAAAAACAAGCGAAAGaatcttcaaaatataaactgATTAAAACGCTCAGAACACAGAGAGCTTTCGATGACAAAAGTTACCTATCAGCCTTACGCGAGGAGGACAGGTACGGAAAACTCGGCGTCGCTCTGACACGGGATTTACCCCATGTCGCCGGAGAAACTCTCCGATCAAACATAACGATTCTGGGTGCTTCAGTTTTACCGTTGTCGGAGAAACTACGGCATGCGGTTTCGAGGCTAAGAAAGCGATTCTTGGACAAATCGCAAGATATTTACATTCCGAATTTCAAAACGGTGATTCAGCATTTTTGCCTGCCGGTGTCGGGGGGTGCGGTGATAAGGGAGATCGGAAAAGTGCTGAAGCTTAACGATAAGGATGTGGAAGCGGCATTGGCGACTCTTCATAGATTCGGGAACCAATCGTCTTCTTCGTTGTGGTATGAACTTGCTTATTTGGAAGCaaaaagaagagttgaaaaaggagaaagagtGTGGCAAATTGGAATGGGCACTGGGCCCAAATGTGTTAGCTTGATTTGGGAGTGTATTCGGCCCATTTCTGGAGAGTCCAATAATGAACCATGGGCCGATGTAATTGATCGGTATCCAAATCTAGGCCCACCAACCTAG